From the genome of Penaeus chinensis breed Huanghai No. 1 chromosome 8, ASM1920278v2, whole genome shotgun sequence, one region includes:
- the LOC125028229 gene encoding uncharacterized protein LOC125028229, with protein sequence MLASNSRTLSDTSLGNINRVFFPSLDRRFNPVQFYRAFAMDWSNEMTRKLIDEYEKQPSLWDVFCPEFKDREHKNNAWKEMAESAGVDVPEVQRKIHNLRNQWNAEHRKMMERKFSSGSEGPKSKWPYYDSLSFIKMSLEAKRGRSNYNEKEELTRRDTLECHGTMSFGGPHRSSRKRKVLDEDYMATAVEFFQKPTVKNESRDEFSIFADHVASELRQLEDRHVLAIAKHKINTVLFEASTGVYDHMSPVQPHQELCETTTWSHQISPDLGHSPQSNISSVSSPESKQTLNT encoded by the exons ATGTTAGCGAGCAACTCTCGGACACTCTCTGACACATCTCTCGGAAACATAAACAGAGTGTTTTTTCCATCTCTCGACAGACGCTTCAACCCGGTGCAGTTCTACCGTGCTTTTGCGATGGATTGGAGTAACGAAATGACCCGAAAGTTGATAGATGAATATGAGAAGCAGCCATCTCTGTGGGACGTGTTTTGTCCGGAATTTAAGGACCGGGAACACAAAAATAACGCCTGGAAGGAAATGGCTGAGAGTGCTGGTGTCGATGTGCCAGAAGTCCAGAGAAAAATACACAATCTCCGCAACCAGTGGAACGCGGAACACCGGAAGATGATGGAGAGGAAGTTTAGTTCAGGTTCAGAGGGGCCCAAGTCCAAGTGGCCCTACTACGATTCTTTATCTTTCATAAAAATGTCACTAGAAGCAAAGAGGGGAAGATCTAACTATAATGAG AAAGAAGAATTAACTCGTCGTGACACATTAGAGTGCCATGGCACCATGTCCTTCGGCGGCCCTCACAGATCATCCCGCAAAAGAAAAGTTTTAGACGAAGACTACATGGCCACAGCCGTAGAGTTCTTCCAGAAACCGACGGTCAAAAATGAAAGCAGAGATGAATTCTCGA tttttgCTGATCATGTTGCAAGTGAACTGCGCCAGCTTGAAGACCGACACGTTCTGGCTATTGCGAAACACAAAATCAACACTGTCCTCTTCGAAGCCTCGACTGGAGTGTACGATCACATGTCCCCAGTCCAGCCTCACCAGGAACTCTGCGAAACAACTACTTGGAGTCATCAGATCTCGCCGGACCTGGGCCATTCCCCGCAATCTAACATCAGCTCCGTATCTTCACCTGAATCTAAGCAGACACTGAATACATAG